From the Clostridiales bacterium FE2011 genome, one window contains:
- a CDS encoding GNAT family N-acetyltransferase: protein MKTEEIKIELYTKERIPDVLAFEKQLRAEEDVWGWEIDDAYIKSVTDSFDDPRFQNALSLLAYIGEQVVGRIDVVRIPSYFDGTVKAYLDWICVLKSARHKGVAQALMNEMRSRLKAEGIDTLIALTASNDEAQRFYKSVPDSSMHDIGIWIDIK from the coding sequence ATGAAAACGGAAGAAATAAAGATTGAACTGTATACCAAAGAACGGATTCCGGACGTGCTGGCGTTTGAAAAACAGCTGCGGGCGGAGGAAGACGTGTGGGGCTGGGAGATCGATGATGCTTATATCAAAAGCGTGACGGACAGTTTCGATGATCCCCGGTTTCAAAACGCCCTTTCCCTGCTGGCTTACATCGGGGAACAGGTGGTGGGCCGGATTGACGTGGTGCGGATTCCCTCCTATTTCGACGGAACCGTCAAAGCTTACCTGGACTGGATCTGCGTGCTGAAGAGCGCCCGGCATAAGGGCGTGGCTCAGGCGCTGATGAACGAAATGCGCAGCAGGCTGAAAGCGGAAGGCATTGATACGCTGATCGCGCTGACAGCCAGCAATGACGAAGCCCAGCGGTTCTACAAATCCGTTCCGGATTCGTCCATGCATGATATCGGCATCTGGATTGATATCAAATAA
- a CDS encoding GNAT family N-acetyltransferase, producing MESTRLLIRRMEKVDEASFVSGIADRALRIAYGFPADMDDAVSAKIFERFFCLNNSYSLVEKDSGAVIGFLLEVEPELPENLRTGLPERGRTLAYAIFPPYQRKGYMLEALQAVIPELFRCAGVEYIHCGHFEENIPSRELLRKLGFREYASHQNRDKLIIDEILRRGV from the coding sequence ATGGAAAGTACCAGGCTGCTGATCCGGCGGATGGAGAAAGTGGATGAAGCATCCTTTGTCAGCGGGATTGCCGACAGGGCACTGCGGATTGCCTACGGGTTTCCGGCGGATATGGATGACGCGGTGTCCGCGAAAATCTTTGAGCGCTTCTTCTGCTTGAACAACAGTTATTCGCTGGTGGAGAAAGATTCTGGTGCGGTGATTGGATTCCTGCTGGAAGTGGAGCCGGAGCTGCCGGAGAATCTGAGGACGGGATTGCCGGAGAGAGGGAGAACCCTGGCTTATGCGATTTTCCCGCCTTACCAGCGGAAGGGATATATGCTGGAAGCCCTGCAGGCGGTGATTCCGGAACTGTTCCGGTGTGCGGGAGTGGAATACATACACTGCGGACACTTTGAGGAGAACATTCCCAGCCGGGAACTGCTCCGCAAACTGGGATTCCGGGAGTATGCCAGCCATCAGAACCGGGACAAACTGATTATTGATGAAATACTGCGGCGAGGGGTATGA
- a CDS encoding CotH kinase family protein, which produces MNWKGATITMDERKAQERIHKAVRDNLSWLDRLPSQETEILEQTKKEADPLITVINGNTETMIPPAFTPARHHTSAWFRPVLAVAAVLVLITGFWAAQRHGFVGSITPDVVTQPVGSEETPGLPAAVITDKATQPETLPLDRIDLYVEPDLLWNSETGILTEGENVDKKNLPFKNTVYRKMKDAGVKVDGELVYRSDEGAVLFKDQVKLCLDGDFALDMPQKGFLIDAADGSFDFPLFDDRSAASYPSLLLRNAGNDSMFTRIQDSLQHRLIDRHTDAKLLTQAWRPVQVYLNDEYWGMYNMREAIDGHTVCRYENVSDELADSVSILTMNGSSIQGPNKEYKELLKTLKAGNPAENPADLEYLEQEVDIDNFLDWLAVEMYFGNSDIGHARVYRVPGGKWKCLIEDLDYGLYDSGFNSVQSYLKEAGMGQKAINNTTFLKILSVDKYKDLFFTKLGNLFYSLTSSVMESEVDACVAWIEPGMKAHIDRWAPFYDKQVMFDVPTNPEEAWKYWEQRVARLRNVIRKRPTRLYNFIREFFQMTDEEMAVYFPTDIPRTVDEIPNVI; this is translated from the coding sequence ATGAACTGGAAGGGAGCGACGATCACAATGGATGAACGCAAAGCACAGGAACGCATTCATAAAGCGGTCCGTGACAACCTGTCCTGGCTGGACCGGCTTCCTTCCCAGGAAACAGAAATCCTGGAGCAAACGAAGAAGGAGGCAGATCCTTTGATTACTGTTATAAACGGAAACACTGAAACCATGATTCCGCCGGCGTTTACCCCGGCACGTCATCATACAAGCGCCTGGTTCAGGCCGGTACTGGCCGTCGCGGCCGTGCTGGTGCTGATCACCGGATTCTGGGCTGCCCAGCGCCACGGCTTTGTCGGCAGCATCACCCCGGACGTCGTCACGCAGCCGGTCGGCAGCGAAGAAACCCCCGGGCTTCCCGCGGCCGTCATTACGGATAAAGCCACACAGCCGGAAACCCTTCCCCTGGACCGCATTGACCTGTATGTGGAACCCGATCTGCTGTGGAACAGCGAAACCGGCATCCTGACAGAGGGCGAAAATGTTGATAAGAAAAACCTGCCCTTCAAAAATACGGTCTACAGGAAAATGAAGGACGCGGGCGTCAAAGTGGACGGCGAACTGGTCTACCGCAGCGATGAGGGTGCAGTCCTGTTCAAGGATCAGGTCAAACTTTGCCTGGACGGGGACTTCGCCCTGGATATGCCGCAGAAAGGGTTCCTGATTGACGCGGCGGACGGATCCTTTGATTTCCCGCTGTTTGACGACAGATCCGCTGCATCCTATCCCTCTCTCCTGCTGCGGAATGCCGGAAACGACAGCATGTTTACCCGGATCCAGGACAGCCTGCAGCACCGCCTGATTGACAGGCACACGGACGCGAAGCTGCTGACCCAGGCCTGGCGGCCGGTCCAGGTATACCTGAACGACGAATACTGGGGCATGTACAACATGCGGGAAGCCATTGACGGCCATACCGTCTGCCGGTATGAAAATGTATCGGATGAACTGGCGGACAGCGTTTCGATCCTGACCATGAATGGCAGCAGCATCCAGGGACCGAATAAGGAATACAAAGAGCTGCTCAAAACCCTGAAAGCCGGCAATCCCGCGGAAAACCCGGCGGATCTGGAATACCTGGAGCAGGAAGTGGATATCGATAATTTCCTGGACTGGCTGGCCGTGGAAATGTACTTTGGAAACAGCGATATCGGTCACGCAAGGGTATACCGGGTTCCGGGCGGAAAATGGAAGTGCCTGATTGAAGATCTTGACTACGGCTTGTATGATTCCGGCTTCAATTCCGTACAAAGCTACCTGAAGGAAGCAGGAATGGGACAAAAAGCGATTAACAACACCACCTTCCTGAAGATCCTTTCCGTGGACAAGTACAAAGACCTCTTCTTTACCAAGCTGGGGAACCTGTTCTATTCGCTTACATCCAGCGTCATGGAAAGCGAAGTGGACGCCTGCGTCGCCTGGATCGAACCCGGCATGAAAGCGCATATCGATCGCTGGGCACCCTTCTATGACAAGCAAGTCATGTTTGACGTGCCGACCAATCCGGAAGAGGCCTGGAAATACTGGGAGCAGCGCGTTGCCCGGCTGCGGAATGTCATACGCAAGCGGCCCACCCGGCTGTATAACTTCATCCGGGAATTCTTCCAAATGACCGATGAAGAAATGGCCGTATACTTCCCGACTGATATCCCGCGCACTGTGGATGAAATACCGAATGTCATTTAA